A genomic window from Rattus norvegicus strain BN/NHsdMcwi chromosome 9, GRCr8, whole genome shotgun sequence includes:
- the Lrrfip1 gene encoding leucine-rich repeat flightless-interacting protein 1 isoform X15, with protein MDMGTQGSGRKRLPNRERLTAEDDALNQIAREAEARLAAKRAARAEAREIRMKELERQQKEVEERPDKDFAEKGSRNMPSLSAATLASLGGTSSRRGSGDTSISMDTEASIREIKDSLAEVEEKYKKAMVSNAQLDNEKTNFMYQVDTLKDMLLELEEQLAESQRQYEEKNKEFEREKHAHSILQFQFAEVKEALRQREEMLEEIRQLQQKQAGYIREISDLQETIEWKDKKIGALERQKEFFDSIRSERDDLREETVKLKEELKKHGIILNSEIATNGETSDTVNDVGYQAPTKITKEELNALKAAGEGTLGKAKEVEVKKEIVEKVGQRETLQDSEQEQPKLNTGKDCVDRGVLHPGEKAENQRPVEDSALSPGPLAGAKCEQEVQSQDQENTSILKSPEQIESHEVTNKSDSRDSNSPEPSSCRGGLDSEVSGPTALGIKNQSENSMDSQGKENQEDLGKGSFEPRPDHVLGQTPEIDKVSCTDSRGTGGNHLEDVVQAGDTIVEDQVGTMASAEQSKSMENHIGRSLNDGLGQSSERELAHEAAELEEALTQSSQAGGENTVTEAEDAAVRDEKPLQADVQATPAAPTVQSGHQDTTGPGSTDTKHTSPHAKERNKAKSEQQAEALDSPQKKTKNKKKKNKKKKAAAPMETCKDANEESSCQDPDVGDGEEEERVQATDKKWAAETPELKEDPQSRPSGKQNDAEEDSGPAEGPTDVLDQNSLQCADGDISPVGRKGPQRDASQIGGEEGLVPSQHPGQADEKGIEGHSVDNSDLSGELGGFNSESGEQAREEVGNSKSKEDCTMS; from the exons GTAGAAGAAAGACCGGACAAAGACTTCGCTGAGAAG GGCTCCCGTAACATGCCCAGCCTGTCTGCAGCCACACTGGCATCTCTGGGCGGGACTTCCTCCCGGAGAGGGAGTGGAGACACCTCCATCTCCATGGACACCGAGGCATCCATCAGGGAGATCAAG GACTCTCTGGCCGAAGTTGAGGAGAAATACAAGAAGGCTATGGTCTCCAACGCCCAGCTAGACAACGAGAAGACCAACTTCATGTACCAGGTGGACACACTGAAGGACATGCTGCTGgagctggaagagcagctggccGAGTCTCAGAGGCAATACGAGGAGAAGAACAAG GAGTTCGAGAGGGAGAAGCATGCCCACAGCATCCTACAGTTCCAGTTTGCCGAAGTGAAAGAGGCCCTGAGGCAAAGGGAAGAAATGCTCGAA GAAATCCGACAGCTGCAACAGAAACAGGCGGGTTATATCAGGGAGATTTCTGATCTTCAGGAAACGATAGAATGGAAAGACAAAAAGATAGGG GCattagagagacagaaagagttcTTTGATTCCATAAGGAGCGAACGAGATGACCTCAGAGAAGAGACAGTCAAGCTGAAGGAGGAGTTGAAG AAACATGGAATAATCCTAAATTCAGAAATAGCCACCAACGGAGAGACTTCGGACACAGTAAATGATGTTGGGTACCAAGCGCCCACGAAGATAACAAAAGAAGAGCTGAATGCCCTCAAGGCAGCTGGGGAAGGGACACTAG GAAAAGCCAAAGAAGTGGAGGTGAAAAAGGAAATTGTGGAGAAAGTGGGGCAAAGAGAAACCTTACAGGATTCTGAGCAAGAACAGCCCAAACTCAACACAGGAAAGGATTGTGTGGACAGAGGGGTGTTACATCCTGGTGAAAAGGCTGAGAACCAAAGACCCGTTGAAGACAGTGCCCTGTCCCCGGGACCACTAGCAGGGGCCAAGTGTGAGCAAGAGGTTCAGAGCCAAGATCAAGAAAACACTTCCATCCTCAAAAGCCCAGAGCAGATTGAGTCACACGAGGTCACAAACAAGTCAGACAGTAGGGACAGCAACTCCCCTGAACCATCTAGCTGCCGGGGAGGTCTAGACAGTGAAGTGTCAGGGCCCACTGCCTTGGGTATCAAAAACCAAAGTGAAAACTCTATGGATAGTCAGGGTAAAGAAAACCAAGAAGATTTGGGAAAAGGTAGCTTTGAACCACGTCCAGACCACGTTTTGGGGCAAACACCTGAAATTGACAAGGTGAGCTGTACAGACTCAAGGGGCACAGGTGGGAACCACCTGGAGGATGTGGTACAGGCAGGGGACACCATAGTTGAGGACCAAGTAGGGACAATGGCCTCTGCAGAGCAAAGCAAAAGCATGGAGAATCACATTGGAAGAAGTCTGAACGATGGGCTGGGGCAGAGCTCAGAGAGAGAACTCGCCCATGAAGCAGCTGAGCTTGAGGAGGCCCTCACTCAGAGTTCACAGGCAGGCGGAGAGAACACCGTTACTGAGGCTGAAGATGCAGCAGTAAGAGATGAGAAGCCCCTCCAGGCAGACGTCCAGGCAACCCCTGCAGCTCCCACAGTTCAGAGCGGCCATCAGGACACGACAGGGCCAGGTAGCACAGACACCAAGCACACATCACCTCACGCAAAAGAACGTAACAAAGCAAAGAGCGAGCAGCAGGCAGAGGCCTTGGATTCACCCCAGAAGAAGactaagaacaagaagaagaagaacaagaagaagaaagctgCAGCTCCCATGGAAACCTGCAAAGATGCTAACGAGGAGTCAAGCTGTCAGGACCCAGATGTGGGtgatggggaggaagaagagcGGGTCCAGGCCACCGACAAGAAATGGGCGGCAGAGACCCCAGAACTGAAAGAAGATCCTCAAAGTCGGCCAAGTGGGAAACAGAACGACGCGGAGGAGGACAGCGGTCCAGCTGAAGGTCCCACAGACGTCTTGGATCAGAACAGTCTGCAGTGTGCAGACGGGGACATCTCCCCAGTAGGCAGGAAAGGTCCCCAAAGGGATGCCTCTCAGATAGGTGGTGAAGAGGGACTTGTGCCCTCCCAACATCCAGGCCAGGCAGATGAGAAGGGTATTGAGGGCCACAGCGTAGACAACAGTGACCTGTCAGGGGAGCTGGGGGGCTTCAATTCAGAAAGTGGAGAGCAGGCAAGAGAGGAGGTTGGGAACAGCAAGAGTAAAGAGGATTGCACCATGTCGTGA
- the Lrrfip1 gene encoding leucine-rich repeat flightless-interacting protein 1 isoform X18 translates to MDMGTQGSGRKRLPNRERLTAEDDALNQIAREAEARLAAKRAARAEAREIRMKELERQQKEVEERPDKDFAEKGSRNMPSLSAATLASLGGTSSRRGSGDTSISMDTEASIREIKDSLAEVEEKYKKAMVSNAQLDNEKTNFMYQVDTLKDMLLELEEQLAESQRQYEEKNKEFEREKHAHSILQFQFAEVKEALRQREEMLEALERQKEFFDSIRSERDDLREETVKLKEELKKHGIILNSEIATNGETSDTVNDVGYQAPTKITKEELNALKAAGEGTLGKAKEVEVKKEIVEKVGQRETLQDSEQEQPKLNTGKDCVDRGVLHPGEKAENQRPVEDSALSPGPLAGAKCEQEVQSQDQENTSILKSPEQIESHEVTNKSDSRDSNSPEPSSCRGGLDSEVSGPTALGIKNQSENSMDSQGKENQEDLGKGSFEPRPDHVLGQTPEIDKVSCTDSRGTGGNHLEDVVQAGDTIVEDQVGTMASAEQSKSMENHIGRSLNDGLGQSSERELAHEAAELEEALTQSSQAGGENTVTEAEDAAVRDEKPLQADVQATPAAPTVQSGHQDTTGPGSTDTKHTSPHAKERNKAKSEQQAEALDSPQKKTKNKKKKNKKKKAAAPMETCKDANEESSCQDPDVGDGEEEERVQATDKKWAAETPELKEDPQSRPSGKQNDAEEDSGPAEGPTDVLDQNSLQCADGDISPVGRKGPQRDASQIGGEEGLVPSQHPGQADEKGIEGHSVDNSDLSGELGGFNSESGEQAREEVGNSKSKEDCTMS, encoded by the exons GTAGAAGAAAGACCGGACAAAGACTTCGCTGAGAAG GGCTCCCGTAACATGCCCAGCCTGTCTGCAGCCACACTGGCATCTCTGGGCGGGACTTCCTCCCGGAGAGGGAGTGGAGACACCTCCATCTCCATGGACACCGAGGCATCCATCAGGGAGATCAAG GACTCTCTGGCCGAAGTTGAGGAGAAATACAAGAAGGCTATGGTCTCCAACGCCCAGCTAGACAACGAGAAGACCAACTTCATGTACCAGGTGGACACACTGAAGGACATGCTGCTGgagctggaagagcagctggccGAGTCTCAGAGGCAATACGAGGAGAAGAACAAG GAGTTCGAGAGGGAGAAGCATGCCCACAGCATCCTACAGTTCCAGTTTGCCGAAGTGAAAGAGGCCCTGAGGCAAAGGGAAGAAATGCTCGAA GCattagagagacagaaagagttcTTTGATTCCATAAGGAGCGAACGAGATGACCTCAGAGAAGAGACAGTCAAGCTGAAGGAGGAGTTGAAG AAACATGGAATAATCCTAAATTCAGAAATAGCCACCAACGGAGAGACTTCGGACACAGTAAATGATGTTGGGTACCAAGCGCCCACGAAGATAACAAAAGAAGAGCTGAATGCCCTCAAGGCAGCTGGGGAAGGGACACTAG GAAAAGCCAAAGAAGTGGAGGTGAAAAAGGAAATTGTGGAGAAAGTGGGGCAAAGAGAAACCTTACAGGATTCTGAGCAAGAACAGCCCAAACTCAACACAGGAAAGGATTGTGTGGACAGAGGGGTGTTACATCCTGGTGAAAAGGCTGAGAACCAAAGACCCGTTGAAGACAGTGCCCTGTCCCCGGGACCACTAGCAGGGGCCAAGTGTGAGCAAGAGGTTCAGAGCCAAGATCAAGAAAACACTTCCATCCTCAAAAGCCCAGAGCAGATTGAGTCACACGAGGTCACAAACAAGTCAGACAGTAGGGACAGCAACTCCCCTGAACCATCTAGCTGCCGGGGAGGTCTAGACAGTGAAGTGTCAGGGCCCACTGCCTTGGGTATCAAAAACCAAAGTGAAAACTCTATGGATAGTCAGGGTAAAGAAAACCAAGAAGATTTGGGAAAAGGTAGCTTTGAACCACGTCCAGACCACGTTTTGGGGCAAACACCTGAAATTGACAAGGTGAGCTGTACAGACTCAAGGGGCACAGGTGGGAACCACCTGGAGGATGTGGTACAGGCAGGGGACACCATAGTTGAGGACCAAGTAGGGACAATGGCCTCTGCAGAGCAAAGCAAAAGCATGGAGAATCACATTGGAAGAAGTCTGAACGATGGGCTGGGGCAGAGCTCAGAGAGAGAACTCGCCCATGAAGCAGCTGAGCTTGAGGAGGCCCTCACTCAGAGTTCACAGGCAGGCGGAGAGAACACCGTTACTGAGGCTGAAGATGCAGCAGTAAGAGATGAGAAGCCCCTCCAGGCAGACGTCCAGGCAACCCCTGCAGCTCCCACAGTTCAGAGCGGCCATCAGGACACGACAGGGCCAGGTAGCACAGACACCAAGCACACATCACCTCACGCAAAAGAACGTAACAAAGCAAAGAGCGAGCAGCAGGCAGAGGCCTTGGATTCACCCCAGAAGAAGactaagaacaagaagaagaagaacaagaagaagaaagctgCAGCTCCCATGGAAACCTGCAAAGATGCTAACGAGGAGTCAAGCTGTCAGGACCCAGATGTGGGtgatggggaggaagaagagcGGGTCCAGGCCACCGACAAGAAATGGGCGGCAGAGACCCCAGAACTGAAAGAAGATCCTCAAAGTCGGCCAAGTGGGAAACAGAACGACGCGGAGGAGGACAGCGGTCCAGCTGAAGGTCCCACAGACGTCTTGGATCAGAACAGTCTGCAGTGTGCAGACGGGGACATCTCCCCAGTAGGCAGGAAAGGTCCCCAAAGGGATGCCTCTCAGATAGGTGGTGAAGAGGGACTTGTGCCCTCCCAACATCCAGGCCAGGCAGATGAGAAGGGTATTGAGGGCCACAGCGTAGACAACAGTGACCTGTCAGGGGAGCTGGGGGGCTTCAATTCAGAAAGTGGAGAGCAGGCAAGAGAGGAGGTTGGGAACAGCAAGAGTAAAGAGGATTGCACCATGTCGTGA
- the Lrrfip1 gene encoding leucine-rich repeat flightless-interacting protein 1 isoform X13: MDMGTQGSGRKRLPNRERLTAEDDALNQIAREAEARLAAKRAARAEAREIRMKELERQQKEVEERPDKDFAEKGSRNMPSLSAATLASLGGTSSRRGSGDTSISMDTEASIREIKELNELKDQIQDVEGKYMQGLKEMKDSLAEVEEKYKKAMVSNAQLDNEKTNFMYQVDTLKDMLLELEEQLAESQRQYEEKNKEFEREKHAHSILQFQFAEVKEALRQREEMLEEIRQLQQKQAGYIREISDLQETIEWKDKKIGALERQKEFFDSIRSERDDLREETVKLKEELKKHGIILNSEIATNGETSDTVNDVGYQAPTKITKEELNALKAAGEGTLGKAKEVEVKKEIVEKVGQRETLQDSEQEQPKLNTGKDCVDRGVLHPGEKAENQRPVEDSALSPGPLAGAKCEQEVQSQDQENTSILKSPEQIESHEVTNKSDSRDSNSPEPSSCRGGLDSEVSGPTALGIKNQSENSMDSQGKENQEDLGKGSFEPRPDHVLGQTPEIDKVSCTDSRGTGGNHLEDVVQAGDTIVEDQVGTMASAEQSKSMENHIGRSLNDGLGQSSERELAHEAAELEEALTQSSQAGGENTVTEAEDAAVRDEKPLQADVQATPAAPTVQSGHQDTTGPGSTDTKHTSPHAKERNKAKSEQQAEALDSPQKKTKNKKKKNKKKKAAAPMETCKDANEESSCQDPDVGDGEEEERVQATDKKWAAETPELKEDPQSRPSGKQNDAEEDSGPAEGPTDVLDQNSLQCADGDISPVGRKGPQRDASQIGGEEGLVPSQHPGQADEKGIEGHSVDNSDLSGELGGFNSESGEQAREEVGNSKSKEDCTMS, from the exons GTAGAAGAAAGACCGGACAAAGACTTCGCTGAGAAG GGCTCCCGTAACATGCCCAGCCTGTCTGCAGCCACACTGGCATCTCTGGGCGGGACTTCCTCCCGGAGAGGGAGTGGAGACACCTCCATCTCCATGGACACCGAGGCATCCATCAGGGAGATCAAG GAACTTAATGAGTTAAAGGACCAGATTCAGGACGTAGAAGGCAAATACATGCAgggattgaaagagatgaag GACTCTCTGGCCGAAGTTGAGGAGAAATACAAGAAGGCTATGGTCTCCAACGCCCAGCTAGACAACGAGAAGACCAACTTCATGTACCAGGTGGACACACTGAAGGACATGCTGCTGgagctggaagagcagctggccGAGTCTCAGAGGCAATACGAGGAGAAGAACAAG GAGTTCGAGAGGGAGAAGCATGCCCACAGCATCCTACAGTTCCAGTTTGCCGAAGTGAAAGAGGCCCTGAGGCAAAGGGAAGAAATGCTCGAA GAAATCCGACAGCTGCAACAGAAACAGGCGGGTTATATCAGGGAGATTTCTGATCTTCAGGAAACGATAGAATGGAAAGACAAAAAGATAGGG GCattagagagacagaaagagttcTTTGATTCCATAAGGAGCGAACGAGATGACCTCAGAGAAGAGACAGTCAAGCTGAAGGAGGAGTTGAAG AAACATGGAATAATCCTAAATTCAGAAATAGCCACCAACGGAGAGACTTCGGACACAGTAAATGATGTTGGGTACCAAGCGCCCACGAAGATAACAAAAGAAGAGCTGAATGCCCTCAAGGCAGCTGGGGAAGGGACACTAG GAAAAGCCAAAGAAGTGGAGGTGAAAAAGGAAATTGTGGAGAAAGTGGGGCAAAGAGAAACCTTACAGGATTCTGAGCAAGAACAGCCCAAACTCAACACAGGAAAGGATTGTGTGGACAGAGGGGTGTTACATCCTGGTGAAAAGGCTGAGAACCAAAGACCCGTTGAAGACAGTGCCCTGTCCCCGGGACCACTAGCAGGGGCCAAGTGTGAGCAAGAGGTTCAGAGCCAAGATCAAGAAAACACTTCCATCCTCAAAAGCCCAGAGCAGATTGAGTCACACGAGGTCACAAACAAGTCAGACAGTAGGGACAGCAACTCCCCTGAACCATCTAGCTGCCGGGGAGGTCTAGACAGTGAAGTGTCAGGGCCCACTGCCTTGGGTATCAAAAACCAAAGTGAAAACTCTATGGATAGTCAGGGTAAAGAAAACCAAGAAGATTTGGGAAAAGGTAGCTTTGAACCACGTCCAGACCACGTTTTGGGGCAAACACCTGAAATTGACAAGGTGAGCTGTACAGACTCAAGGGGCACAGGTGGGAACCACCTGGAGGATGTGGTACAGGCAGGGGACACCATAGTTGAGGACCAAGTAGGGACAATGGCCTCTGCAGAGCAAAGCAAAAGCATGGAGAATCACATTGGAAGAAGTCTGAACGATGGGCTGGGGCAGAGCTCAGAGAGAGAACTCGCCCATGAAGCAGCTGAGCTTGAGGAGGCCCTCACTCAGAGTTCACAGGCAGGCGGAGAGAACACCGTTACTGAGGCTGAAGATGCAGCAGTAAGAGATGAGAAGCCCCTCCAGGCAGACGTCCAGGCAACCCCTGCAGCTCCCACAGTTCAGAGCGGCCATCAGGACACGACAGGGCCAGGTAGCACAGACACCAAGCACACATCACCTCACGCAAAAGAACGTAACAAAGCAAAGAGCGAGCAGCAGGCAGAGGCCTTGGATTCACCCCAGAAGAAGactaagaacaagaagaagaagaacaagaagaagaaagctgCAGCTCCCATGGAAACCTGCAAAGATGCTAACGAGGAGTCAAGCTGTCAGGACCCAGATGTGGGtgatggggaggaagaagagcGGGTCCAGGCCACCGACAAGAAATGGGCGGCAGAGACCCCAGAACTGAAAGAAGATCCTCAAAGTCGGCCAAGTGGGAAACAGAACGACGCGGAGGAGGACAGCGGTCCAGCTGAAGGTCCCACAGACGTCTTGGATCAGAACAGTCTGCAGTGTGCAGACGGGGACATCTCCCCAGTAGGCAGGAAAGGTCCCCAAAGGGATGCCTCTCAGATAGGTGGTGAAGAGGGACTTGTGCCCTCCCAACATCCAGGCCAGGCAGATGAGAAGGGTATTGAGGGCCACAGCGTAGACAACAGTGACCTGTCAGGGGAGCTGGGGGGCTTCAATTCAGAAAGTGGAGAGCAGGCAAGAGAGGAGGTTGGGAACAGCAAGAGTAAAGAGGATTGCACCATGTCGTGA
- the Lrrfip1 gene encoding leucine-rich repeat flightless-interacting protein 1 isoform X14, protein MTSPEGAQNKEIDCLSPEAQRLAEARLAAKRAARAEAREIRMKELERQQKEVEERPDKDFAEKGSRNMPSLSAATLASLGGTSSRRGSGDTSISMDTEASIREIKELNELKDQIQDVEGKYMQGLKEMKDSLAEVEEKYKKAMVSNAQLDNEKTNFMYQVDTLKDMLLELEEQLAESQRQYEEKNKEFEREKHAHSILQFQFAEVKEALRQREEMLEEIRQLQQKQAGYIREISDLQETIEWKDKKIGALERQKEFFDSIRSERDDLREETVKLKEELKKHGIILNSEIATNGETSDTVNDVGYQAPTKITKEELNALKAAGEGTLGKAKEVEVKKEIVEKVGQRETLQDSEQEQPKLNTGKDCVDRGVLHPGEKAENQRPVEDSALSPGPLAGAKCEQEVQSQDQENTSILKSPEQIESHEVTNKSDSRDSNSPEPSSCRGGLDSEVSGPTALGIKNQSENSMDSQGKENQEDLGKGSFEPRPDHVLGQTPEIDKVSCTDSRGTGGNHLEDVVQAGDTIVEDQVGTMASAEQSKSMENHIGRSLNDGLGQSSERELAHEAAELEEALTQSSQAGGENTVTEAEDAAVRDEKPLQADVQATPAAPTVQSGHQDTTGPGSTDTKHTSPHAKERNKAKSEQQAEALDSPQKKTKNKKKKNKKKKAAAPMETCKDANEESSCQDPDVGDGEEEERVQATDKKWAAETPELKEDPQSRPSGKQNDAEEDSGPAEGPTDVLDQNSLQCADGDISPVGRKGPQRDASQIGGEEGLVPSQHPGQADEKGIEGHSVDNSDLSGELGGFNSESGEQAREEVGNSKSKEDCTMS, encoded by the exons GTAGAAGAAAGACCGGACAAAGACTTCGCTGAGAAG GGCTCCCGTAACATGCCCAGCCTGTCTGCAGCCACACTGGCATCTCTGGGCGGGACTTCCTCCCGGAGAGGGAGTGGAGACACCTCCATCTCCATGGACACCGAGGCATCCATCAGGGAGATCAAG GAACTTAATGAGTTAAAGGACCAGATTCAGGACGTAGAAGGCAAATACATGCAgggattgaaagagatgaag GACTCTCTGGCCGAAGTTGAGGAGAAATACAAGAAGGCTATGGTCTCCAACGCCCAGCTAGACAACGAGAAGACCAACTTCATGTACCAGGTGGACACACTGAAGGACATGCTGCTGgagctggaagagcagctggccGAGTCTCAGAGGCAATACGAGGAGAAGAACAAG GAGTTCGAGAGGGAGAAGCATGCCCACAGCATCCTACAGTTCCAGTTTGCCGAAGTGAAAGAGGCCCTGAGGCAAAGGGAAGAAATGCTCGAA GAAATCCGACAGCTGCAACAGAAACAGGCGGGTTATATCAGGGAGATTTCTGATCTTCAGGAAACGATAGAATGGAAAGACAAAAAGATAGGG GCattagagagacagaaagagttcTTTGATTCCATAAGGAGCGAACGAGATGACCTCAGAGAAGAGACAGTCAAGCTGAAGGAGGAGTTGAAG AAACATGGAATAATCCTAAATTCAGAAATAGCCACCAACGGAGAGACTTCGGACACAGTAAATGATGTTGGGTACCAAGCGCCCACGAAGATAACAAAAGAAGAGCTGAATGCCCTCAAGGCAGCTGGGGAAGGGACACTAG GAAAAGCCAAAGAAGTGGAGGTGAAAAAGGAAATTGTGGAGAAAGTGGGGCAAAGAGAAACCTTACAGGATTCTGAGCAAGAACAGCCCAAACTCAACACAGGAAAGGATTGTGTGGACAGAGGGGTGTTACATCCTGGTGAAAAGGCTGAGAACCAAAGACCCGTTGAAGACAGTGCCCTGTCCCCGGGACCACTAGCAGGGGCCAAGTGTGAGCAAGAGGTTCAGAGCCAAGATCAAGAAAACACTTCCATCCTCAAAAGCCCAGAGCAGATTGAGTCACACGAGGTCACAAACAAGTCAGACAGTAGGGACAGCAACTCCCCTGAACCATCTAGCTGCCGGGGAGGTCTAGACAGTGAAGTGTCAGGGCCCACTGCCTTGGGTATCAAAAACCAAAGTGAAAACTCTATGGATAGTCAGGGTAAAGAAAACCAAGAAGATTTGGGAAAAGGTAGCTTTGAACCACGTCCAGACCACGTTTTGGGGCAAACACCTGAAATTGACAAGGTGAGCTGTACAGACTCAAGGGGCACAGGTGGGAACCACCTGGAGGATGTGGTACAGGCAGGGGACACCATAGTTGAGGACCAAGTAGGGACAATGGCCTCTGCAGAGCAAAGCAAAAGCATGGAGAATCACATTGGAAGAAGTCTGAACGATGGGCTGGGGCAGAGCTCAGAGAGAGAACTCGCCCATGAAGCAGCTGAGCTTGAGGAGGCCCTCACTCAGAGTTCACAGGCAGGCGGAGAGAACACCGTTACTGAGGCTGAAGATGCAGCAGTAAGAGATGAGAAGCCCCTCCAGGCAGACGTCCAGGCAACCCCTGCAGCTCCCACAGTTCAGAGCGGCCATCAGGACACGACAGGGCCAGGTAGCACAGACACCAAGCACACATCACCTCACGCAAAAGAACGTAACAAAGCAAAGAGCGAGCAGCAGGCAGAGGCCTTGGATTCACCCCAGAAGAAGactaagaacaagaagaagaagaacaagaagaagaaagctgCAGCTCCCATGGAAACCTGCAAAGATGCTAACGAGGAGTCAAGCTGTCAGGACCCAGATGTGGGtgatggggaggaagaagagcGGGTCCAGGCCACCGACAAGAAATGGGCGGCAGAGACCCCAGAACTGAAAGAAGATCCTCAAAGTCGGCCAAGTGGGAAACAGAACGACGCGGAGGAGGACAGCGGTCCAGCTGAAGGTCCCACAGACGTCTTGGATCAGAACAGTCTGCAGTGTGCAGACGGGGACATCTCCCCAGTAGGCAGGAAAGGTCCCCAAAGGGATGCCTCTCAGATAGGTGGTGAAGAGGGACTTGTGCCCTCCCAACATCCAGGCCAGGCAGATGAGAAGGGTATTGAGGGCCACAGCGTAGACAACAGTGACCTGTCAGGGGAGCTGGGGGGCTTCAATTCAGAAAGTGGAGAGCAGGCAAGAGAGGAGGTTGGGAACAGCAAGAGTAAAGAGGATTGCACCATGTCGTGA